A portion of the Flavobacterium limnophilum genome contains these proteins:
- the glgA gene encoding glycogen synthase, whose protein sequence is MKIALFTNEFPPNIYGGAGVHIDFLSQELAKLAQVEVRCFGDQSVNTESMHIEGINSSLTKMVDDSNPHIKMFHNMSRNVEMSQATPQADVIHCHTWYTHLAGIMTRELLQSPLILTTHSLETHRPWKVEQLGNGYFLSRWIENSAYNTADGIIAVSQQMKNDVIEAYGVNPEKVTVIHNGIDPEFYKPTFDEKLLLEYGIDPKIPFVLFVGRITRQKGISQLIAAAKHFNKNCQIVLCAGAPDTKEIAEETEALIADLCKEREGVILISEMLPREKVKVLYSHARVFACPSLYEPFGIINLEAMSCETPVVGSHVGGIPEIIVEGESGYLVPLESVSRTDFNPANPEAFQKAFAAQVNILLEDEALATQMGKAGRERVLKIFSWESIAKTTFEYYQKVIDGFVKEKA, encoded by the coding sequence ATGAAAATAGCACTTTTTACCAACGAATTCCCGCCAAATATTTACGGTGGCGCAGGCGTACACATTGATTTTTTAAGCCAAGAATTGGCCAAGTTGGCTCAAGTGGAAGTGCGATGTTTTGGTGACCAATCCGTCAATACCGAAAGTATGCACATCGAAGGAATCAATTCTTCGCTGACCAAAATGGTGGACGACAGCAATCCACACATCAAGATGTTTCACAATATGAGTCGAAATGTCGAAATGTCGCAAGCCACGCCACAAGCCGACGTCATTCATTGCCATACTTGGTACACGCATCTAGCGGGAATTATGACCCGTGAATTGCTTCAATCGCCTTTGATCCTGACCACGCACAGTCTCGAAACACATCGTCCGTGGAAAGTGGAACAACTGGGCAACGGTTATTTCCTGTCGCGTTGGATAGAAAACAGTGCCTACAACACAGCCGACGGAATTATCGCCGTGAGCCAACAAATGAAGAACGACGTAATCGAAGCCTATGGTGTCAATCCCGAAAAAGTAACCGTAATCCACAACGGAATCGATCCGGAATTCTACAAACCTACTTTTGACGAAAAATTGCTTTTGGAATACGGCATCGATCCCAAAATTCCTTTCGTGCTCTTCGTGGGCCGCATCACGCGCCAAAAAGGAATTTCCCAACTGATTGCCGCTGCCAAACATTTCAACAAAAATTGCCAAATCGTGCTTTGTGCAGGAGCGCCCGATACCAAAGAAATTGCCGAAGAAACCGAAGCCTTGATTGCCGATTTGTGCAAAGAACGGGAAGGCGTGATTCTAATCTCGGAAATGTTGCCACGCGAAAAAGTGAAAGTGCTGTACAGCCACGCCCGAGTGTTTGCCTGTCCATCATTATACGAACCTTTTGGCATCATCAATCTCGAAGCGATGTCTTGCGAAACACCGGTTGTGGGAAGTCATGTGGGCGGAATACCGGAAATCATCGTCGAAGGCGAATCGGGTTATTTGGTTCCTTTGGAAAGCGTTTCCAGAACCGATTTCAATCCAGCCAATCCCGAAGCATTCCAGAAAGCGTTTGCCGCCCAAGTAAATATATTGTTGGAAGACGAAGCCTTGGCCACCCAAATGGGGAAAGCCGGAAGAGAACGTGTCTTGAAAATTTTCAGTTGGGAATCCATTGCCAAAACTACTTTTGAGTATTATCAAAAAGTGATTGATGGCTTTGTGAAGGAGAAGGCTTGA
- a CDS encoding rhodanese-like domain-containing protein: protein MEIEKIIAENQGTIVDVRSYGEFLGGNVAGSINIPLNEIPERIEELKKLKAPLILCCASGMRSGQAQGYLSQQGIECYNGGSWLTVNYYKSISN, encoded by the coding sequence ATGGAGATAGAAAAAATCATTGCAGAAAATCAGGGTACCATCGTGGATGTGCGCTCTTACGGCGAATTTTTGGGCGGCAACGTGGCTGGTTCCATCAATATTCCCTTGAATGAAATTCCGGAAAGAATAGAAGAATTAAAAAAACTCAAAGCACCATTAATACTCTGTTGCGCTTCGGGAATGCGAAGCGGACAGGCTCAAGGTTACCTGTCGCAACAAGGAATCGAATGTTACAATGGAGGTTCTTGGCTAACAGTAAATTATTATAAATCAATCAGCAATTAA
- a CDS encoding rhodanese-like domain-containing protein, with amino-acid sequence MINTLKKIFGFGPGVNYSELVKEGALILDVRSKGEFAGGHIKGAVNIPVDALRNNLSKLKDKNHPIITCCASGMRSASAKNILKSNGYTQVYNGGGWSSLQNKI; translated from the coding sequence ATGATAAATACACTCAAAAAAATATTTGGTTTCGGACCGGGAGTAAACTATAGTGAATTGGTAAAAGAGGGTGCGTTAATTTTAGACGTTCGTTCCAAAGGGGAATTTGCCGGGGGTCACATCAAGGGAGCGGTCAATATTCCGGTGGATGCTTTAAGGAACAACTTATCTAAATTGAAAGACAAAAATCACCCCATTATTACTTGTTGTGCCTCGGGAATGAGAAGTGCCTCGGCAAAAAATATCTTGAAATCAAATGGTTACACCCAAGTTTACAATGGTGGCGGATGGAGCAGTTTGCAAAACAAAATATAA
- a CDS encoding ferritin-like domain-containing protein produces the protein METVIRRQGVVKAKSHAAQGLRDLFEVELKDIYWSEKALVGAIQKMVKNASSPELVRSLKKHLAETEEHVKRIERIYDAIGAKVVERKCSAMEGLIKESEIIMKDTELGVVRDAGIIAVMQKMEHYEIATYGTLHSYAVTLGEERAEELLAMTLEEEKKIDVALTKIATSDINVDAADVDDNW, from the coding sequence ATGGAAACGGTTATTAGAAGACAGGGTGTTGTGAAAGCAAAATCGCATGCAGCACAAGGTTTAAGAGATTTATTTGAAGTGGAATTGAAGGATATTTATTGGTCTGAAAAAGCATTGGTGGGCGCCATTCAAAAAATGGTCAAAAATGCTTCTTCTCCAGAATTAGTTCGTTCTTTAAAAAAACATTTGGCTGAAACCGAAGAACACGTTAAACGTATCGAAAGGATTTATGACGCCATTGGTGCTAAAGTTGTGGAAAGAAAATGCAGTGCCATGGAGGGATTGATAAAAGAGTCCGAGATTATCATGAAAGACACCGAGTTAGGCGTGGTTCGTGATGCCGGAATCATTGCCGTTATGCAAAAAATGGAACATTATGAAATCGCCACTTATGGAACTTTGCATTCCTATGCCGTGACCTTGGGAGAAGAAAGAGCCGAAGAATTGTTGGCCATGACTCTTGAAGAAGAAAAAAAAATAGATGTTGCCTTGACAAAAATTGCCACCTCCGACATTAATGTTGATGCGGCTGATGTGGATGACAATTGGTAA
- a CDS encoding FKBP-type peptidyl-prolyl cis-trans isomerase has product MNKFKFYFILLITSITIFSCSKNEDSITVEPPRDYQTQYDADIKIIEDYLKTNYITVVDNPGETSDQDVIIQKLDANHTVSIWDQTKYPLKSRIVLFHNIKYTLYYLELRQGKKDVVTGLGGVSPCNVDGVLTSYRGTYLSESTATATTPSTITVTQFEDAVLPGDFLSLFTTIKGWGEIFPQFKTGSYFSKADGTISYNDFGAGVMFIPSGLGYYTGYSSIPAYSPLVFSFKLYEIQRSDIDNDGIPSYQEDLNGDGYMQFLLATDENPYADDTDHDGIPDFYDVDDDGDNYTTKLEITNAATGLVYPFALIPDCSGNTTDPARVKKHLDKTCH; this is encoded by the coding sequence ATGAACAAATTTAAGTTTTATTTTATTCTATTAATTACATCCATCACTATATTTTCGTGTTCAAAGAATGAAGATTCTATAACAGTTGAGCCACCAAGAGATTATCAGACACAATACGACGCTGATATTAAAATTATTGAAGATTATTTAAAAACAAATTACATTACTGTTGTTGATAATCCTGGAGAAACAAGTGATCAAGATGTGATTATACAAAAATTAGATGCAAATCATACAGTGTCAATTTGGGATCAAACTAAATATCCATTAAAATCGAGAATTGTATTATTTCACAACATTAAATATACATTATATTATTTAGAGCTAAGACAAGGAAAAAAAGATGTCGTTACAGGTCTTGGAGGCGTGTCTCCATGCAATGTTGACGGTGTTTTAACATCATACAGAGGGACTTATTTATCAGAATCGACCGCAACAGCAACAACTCCTTCAACGATTACCGTTACTCAATTTGAAGATGCTGTGCTACCAGGTGATTTTCTAAGTTTATTTACCACCATCAAAGGATGGGGAGAAATTTTTCCGCAATTTAAGACTGGAAGCTATTTTTCAAAAGCAGACGGAACGATTTCTTATAACGATTTTGGAGCGGGCGTGATGTTTATTCCTTCAGGATTAGGATATTATACGGGCTATAGCTCAATTCCAGCCTATTCTCCCTTAGTATTTAGTTTTAAATTATATGAAATTCAAAGATCAGATATAGATAACGACGGCATTCCATCTTATCAAGAAGACCTGAATGGCGATGGCTATATGCAATTTTTACTGGCAACTGACGAGAATCCATATGCTGATGATACGGATCACGACGGCATTCCTGACTTCTACGATGTTGACGATGATGGCGATAATTATACCACGAAACTGGAAATCACTAATGCAGCGACGGGATTAGTTTATCCATTTGCATTGATTCCAGACTGTAGTGGCAACACTACTGACCCGGCCAGAGTCAAAAAACATTTAGATAAAACCTGCCACTAA
- a CDS encoding RNA-binding S4 domain-containing protein: MRIDKYLWCVRYYKTRNMVTEACKKNHVTVNGQVAKPSKEVFPTDKITFRKDQITQIITVLDIPENRVGAKLVDMYRKNETPAEAYEHLELLKLSKEHYRKNGTGRPTKKDRRDIDDFGNETKTDAEETE, translated from the coding sequence ATGAGAATAGACAAATATTTATGGTGCGTGCGATATTACAAAACGCGCAATATGGTAACGGAAGCCTGCAAAAAAAATCATGTCACCGTAAATGGACAAGTAGCCAAACCATCGAAGGAAGTTTTTCCTACCGACAAAATCACTTTCAGGAAAGATCAAATCACGCAAATCATAACCGTTTTGGACATTCCGGAGAATCGGGTTGGCGCCAAATTGGTCGATATGTACAGGAAAAACGAAACGCCGGCAGAAGCCTATGAGCATCTAGAATTGTTGAAATTATCGAAGGAACATTATCGAAAAAACGGAACGGGAAGACCAACCAAAAAAGACCGGCGCGACATTGACGATTTTGGCAATGAAACAAAAACAGATGCTGAAGAAACAGAATAA
- a CDS encoding phosphoribosyltransferase family protein — protein sequence MNKNIILSNQEIEHKIKRIAYQIYETFVDEEEIVIAGIASNGFIFAKKIAEALNAISTLKVSLCEVRINKQKPESAVTTSLPKEEYTNKGLVLVDDVLNSGTTLIYAVRHFLDVPLTKFKTAVLVDRNHKKYPVKADFKGISLSTSSLEHVQVVFDENGGSCAYLS from the coding sequence ATGAACAAAAACATCATCCTGTCCAATCAAGAAATAGAGCATAAAATAAAAAGAATTGCTTACCAAATCTATGAAACATTTGTAGATGAAGAAGAAATTGTCATTGCAGGAATCGCTTCCAATGGGTTTATTTTTGCCAAAAAAATTGCCGAAGCCTTGAATGCCATCTCGACACTCAAAGTTTCGTTGTGCGAAGTCCGAATCAACAAGCAAAAACCAGAATCGGCCGTAACCACCTCTTTGCCCAAAGAAGAATATACCAACAAAGGCTTGGTACTTGTTGACGACGTGTTGAATTCGGGAACCACCCTGATTTATGCCGTAAGACACTTCTTGGACGTTCCCCTGACCAAATTCAAGACGGCTGTCTTAGTGGATCGAAATCATAAAAAATACCCGGTAAAGGCAGATTTTAAAGGAATTTCGCTCTCTACCTCCTCCCTGGAGCATGTTCAAGTGGTTTTTGATGAAAACGGTGGCAGCTGCGCTTATTTAAGCTAG
- a CDS encoding shikimate kinase, protein MRKIVLLGYMGCGKSTIANRLSKTAHIPFVDLDKIIEERTNLSINQIFEQHGEIYFRKLEHETFVDLLNSPENLIIGLGGGTPCYANNHELLKGDNVLSIYLKASIETLFDRLVANKSKRPLIADKNEAEMREFIAKHLFDRSFYYNHAQHKVVVDDKTVEETVADILEILA, encoded by the coding sequence ATGAGAAAAATAGTTTTATTAGGTTATATGGGTTGTGGGAAGTCCACAATCGCCAATAGATTGTCAAAAACTGCCCATATTCCATTCGTGGATTTGGACAAAATCATCGAAGAAAGAACCAATTTGTCCATAAACCAGATTTTTGAACAGCACGGAGAAATCTATTTTAGAAAGTTGGAACACGAAACTTTTGTCGATTTGTTGAATTCTCCCGAGAATTTAATAATTGGTTTGGGAGGTGGAACACCTTGTTATGCCAATAATCACGAATTGTTGAAGGGGGACAATGTTTTGTCCATTTATTTGAAAGCTTCGATAGAAACTTTGTTTGACAGATTGGTTGCCAACAAAAGCAAACGTCCTCTTATAGCTGACAAAAACGAAGCCGAAATGAGGGAGTTTATAGCCAAGCACCTTTTTGACCGAAGCTTCTATTACAACCACGCACAACATAAAGTGGTGGTCGACGATAAAACAGTGGAGGAAACAGTTGCCGATATTCTGGAAATCCTAGCTTAA
- a CDS encoding TonB-dependent receptor plug domain-containing protein: MNNKIVCVSALFALMTSCVFAQQKDAIVSKNQLDEVVISDSKFALPKEKSGKVITKITSQDLKMKEGQSVATILNSVAGVEINGSQSVAGKNLGYYIRGGKSSQVLILIDGIPVTDASGISLEYDLRLLPAEQVESIEIMKGASSTLYGTGAATGVINISLKKSGKKAIQGNVYLNAGTYNTAFTSKTSPQDYNQGFSVNGNVDKVNYFASLNSTETTGMSQIAPPNENVAYEVDRFSRINYLAKLGYKVCDKLTLDFFGNFDKINNDYDGGFDNTGTNDVSQNHSKTEQSRFGFMPKYKYDKGEFILNSSFNKIGRTYNELDSYSGTVGLSQYDSRSVNVDGYNKYEFSKSLFLVTGAQYQFHDMNSETPYGGVVKENAKFNMIDPYVTGVFTSDFGLNLNAGARLNIHSEYGNQLVYNVNPSYDFKAFPLKVLASYSTAFVTPSLYQLYSPYGNTDLTPEKNTTVEAGFETQILDEKLRFSAVGFYREQNNFIGFSPTYKYINIEGTNKAKGVETEITFTLNEKIKWISNYTFTQVDEALDRLIPKHKVNSSLDYQICPRTTFNVNYQYVDGRNDAFFDGNTYGTKKIVLGSYQLVNASLNYELVKSRLTIFGAVTNILNEEFVENVGYNTLGRNFKLGLNIKL; this comes from the coding sequence ATGAACAACAAAATCGTTTGTGTTAGTGCGTTATTCGCATTAATGACAAGCTGCGTTTTTGCGCAGCAAAAAGACGCCATCGTGTCTAAAAATCAACTGGATGAAGTGGTGATCTCTGATTCCAAATTTGCTTTGCCCAAAGAAAAGTCGGGAAAAGTAATTACAAAAATTACTTCCCAAGATTTAAAAATGAAGGAAGGGCAGAGTGTGGCTACCATTCTTAATTCGGTTGCAGGTGTTGAAATTAACGGAAGCCAAAGTGTTGCCGGAAAAAATTTGGGCTACTACATTCGTGGGGGAAAAAGCAGTCAAGTACTTATTTTAATTGACGGGATTCCGGTTACCGATGCCTCGGGAATCAGTCTTGAATATGATTTGCGTTTGCTTCCTGCCGAACAGGTGGAAAGCATCGAAATCATGAAAGGGGCTTCGAGTACTTTGTACGGAACCGGTGCTGCCACAGGGGTAATCAATATCAGTTTGAAAAAATCAGGCAAGAAAGCCATTCAAGGAAATGTATATTTGAATGCTGGAACGTACAATACGGCATTTACTTCCAAGACAAGTCCCCAGGATTACAATCAAGGATTTTCGGTGAATGGGAACGTGGACAAGGTCAATTATTTTGCCTCTTTGAACAGTACGGAAACCACGGGAATGTCACAAATTGCGCCGCCAAACGAAAATGTTGCCTATGAAGTTGACCGTTTTTCGAGAATCAATTATTTGGCCAAGTTGGGTTATAAAGTTTGTGATAAATTGACCTTGGATTTCTTTGGAAATTTCGACAAAATCAATAATGATTATGACGGCGGTTTTGACAATACGGGAACCAATGACGTGAGCCAGAATCATTCAAAAACAGAACAATCCCGTTTTGGGTTTATGCCAAAATACAAATATGATAAAGGGGAATTCATCCTGAATTCGAGTTTTAACAAAATTGGGCGCACTTACAACGAATTGGATAGTTATTCTGGAACGGTTGGTTTGTCACAATACGATTCCAGAAGCGTAAATGTGGATGGCTACAATAAATATGAGTTTTCCAAGTCTTTATTTCTTGTGACTGGTGCCCAATATCAGTTTCACGACATGAACAGTGAAACGCCTTATGGAGGTGTTGTGAAAGAAAATGCCAAATTCAACATGATTGATCCTTATGTTACGGGAGTCTTTACTTCGGATTTTGGGTTGAATTTAAATGCGGGAGCTCGATTGAACATTCACAGCGAATACGGAAACCAATTGGTTTATAACGTCAATCCGTCTTATGATTTTAAAGCATTTCCGTTGAAAGTTTTGGCTTCTTACAGCACCGCTTTCGTGACGCCAAGTTTGTACCAATTGTATTCTCCCTATGGAAATACGGATTTGACACCGGAAAAAAATACCACAGTCGAAGCTGGTTTTGAAACACAGATTTTAGATGAAAAACTACGATTTTCAGCAGTAGGGTTTTACCGGGAGCAGAATAATTTTATTGGGTTTTCGCCAACTTATAAATACATTAATATTGAGGGGACGAATAAGGCCAAAGGAGTTGAGACAGAAATCACTTTTACCTTGAACGAAAAAATAAAATGGATTTCCAATTATACTTTTACGCAAGTAGATGAAGCTCTGGATCGATTGATTCCGAAACATAAAGTGAATTCTTCTTTGGATTATCAAATTTGCCCAAGAACTACTTTTAACGTGAATTACCAATATGTTGACGGTAGAAATGATGCTTTCTTTGACGGAAATACTTATGGGACAAAGAAGATTGTTTTGGGTTCTTACCAATTGGTAAACGCTTCCCTGAACTATGAATTGGTGAAAAGCAGGTTGACTATATTTGGTGCAGTAACCAATATTTTGAATGAAGAATTCGTTGAAAATGTGGGTTACAACACTTTGGGTCGAAACTTCAAACTGGGGTTGAACATCAAGTTGTAA
- a CDS encoding ABC transporter substrate-binding protein encodes MKFISLRIILFLSLISFVGCKQNTTVFNDTIASSKNEIQYAKGLEIYKHQGFSILKITNPWPEAKENFTYILQEKNGIIPDSLKQFTIIPVPIQSIVVTSTTHIPALELLGVENTLAGFPSTDYISSEKTRKRIDAGKVREVGVNESLNTEVLIDINPDLIVSFGLNNSNPTLDNLQKSGLKVMLNGDWTEQSPLGKAEWIKFFGALYGLDSKANSIFSKIEKEYNSTLELVKKATTKPTVLSGAMYQEQWYVPQGESWAALFLKDAQSQYLWANTKGTGSLAVPFETILEKAQNADFWIAPGDFSSLKQMSDSNPHYNQFASFKNKKVYSYSLNKGAKGGIVYFELASSRPDWVLKDLIKIFHPELVPNHKLFFFQKLE; translated from the coding sequence ATGAAATTTATTTCCTTACGAATCATCCTGTTTTTATCACTGATTTCCTTTGTTGGATGCAAACAAAACACTACTGTTTTCAACGACACAATTGCCTCTTCAAAAAATGAAATCCAATATGCCAAAGGATTGGAAATCTACAAACACCAAGGCTTTTCCATCCTGAAAATCACCAATCCTTGGCCGGAAGCCAAAGAAAATTTCACTTATATCCTGCAAGAAAAAAACGGAATAATTCCCGACAGTTTGAAGCAATTCACCATCATTCCAGTTCCAATTCAATCGATTGTCGTGACCTCAACCACTCATATTCCAGCCTTGGAGTTATTGGGAGTCGAAAATACTTTGGCAGGTTTTCCGAGCACCGATTACATTTCTTCCGAAAAAACCAGAAAGCGTATCGACGCTGGAAAAGTTCGAGAAGTAGGAGTCAATGAAAGCCTGAACACCGAAGTTTTAATCGACATAAATCCCGATTTGATTGTGAGTTTTGGCTTGAACAACAGCAATCCTACTTTGGATAATCTTCAAAAAAGCGGCTTGAAAGTAATGCTCAACGGCGATTGGACAGAGCAATCTCCTTTGGGAAAAGCGGAATGGATTAAGTTTTTTGGCGCATTGTACGGATTGGATTCCAAGGCAAATTCCATTTTTTCGAAGATTGAAAAAGAATACAATTCGACTTTGGAATTAGTCAAAAAAGCGACAACAAAACCGACTGTTTTAAGTGGCGCAATGTATCAAGAACAATGGTACGTTCCGCAAGGCGAAAGCTGGGCAGCCTTGTTTTTGAAAGATGCGCAATCACAATATTTATGGGCAAACACAAAGGGAACAGGCAGTTTGGCAGTGCCATTTGAAACCATATTGGAAAAAGCACAAAATGCCGATTTCTGGATTGCTCCCGGAGATTTTTCAAGCCTGAAACAAATGAGCGACAGCAATCCGCATTACAACCAATTTGCTTCGTTTAAAAATAAAAAAGTATATTCGTACAGCCTAAACAAGGGAGCAAAAGGGGGAATTGTCTATTTCGAATTGGCCTCTTCTCGCCCCGACTGGGTTTTGAAAGATTTGATCAAGATTTTTCATCCCGAATTAGTGCCGAATCATAAATTATTTTTCTTCCAAAAATTAGAATAA
- a CDS encoding SDR family NAD(P)-dependent oxidoreductase has translation MNKTILITGASKGIGFALSQQFLNNGYSVIGTSRTGEIDNLSHPNFTVLELDLSKEVTIINFNKLIENGNIKIDYLINNAAIGPDLDTLNPEIESFKQTFDVNVTGTVFFTELVYKHIKLGGKIINISSKMGSIELCERVDSVAYSMSKTALNMYSKILTNRLLDKQTVATIHPGWVRTTIAKDNIVNGKLSPDESAIKIFNFVTTDFETGIFWDIEAERKTEW, from the coding sequence ATGAACAAAACAATTTTAATAACAGGAGCAAGTAAAGGAATAGGTTTCGCTTTGTCACAACAATTTCTAAATAATGGTTATTCTGTAATTGGAACAAGTCGGACGGGGGAAATAGACAACTTATCACATCCTAATTTTACAGTTTTGGAACTTGACTTATCAAAAGAAGTGACAATAATCAATTTCAACAAACTAATTGAAAACGGAAATATTAAAATTGATTATTTAATTAACAATGCAGCAATTGGTCCCGATTTAGACACTTTAAATCCTGAGATAGAAAGTTTCAAACAGACTTTTGATGTAAACGTAACTGGAACAGTATTTTTTACTGAATTAGTTTATAAACACATTAAATTGGGTGGAAAAATAATAAACATCTCCTCAAAAATGGGATCAATAGAATTATGTGAACGGGTTGATTCTGTTGCATACAGCATGTCCAAAACTGCTCTTAATATGTATTCAAAAATCCTAACGAACAGACTATTAGACAAACAAACAGTGGCAACTATTCACCCCGGTTGGGTTCGAACAACTATAGCCAAAGACAATATTGTGAATGGAAAACTTTCACCAGACGAATCTGCAATTAAAATATTTAATTTTGTGACAACTGACTTTGAAACAGGAATATTTTGGGATATAGAAGCAGAAAGAAAAACAGAATGGTAA
- a CDS encoding iron ABC transporter permease: MQNKNRNILLFTILTLSLLLLLLLNISLGSVSIPIKDVFNSLTGGNSSKETWDYIIVNYRLPKAIAAILVGMGLSISGLLMQTLFRNPLAGPDVLGLSSGASLGVAMIILGAGFLPPFLASFLLSSYGIILASSLGSFLVLLAVLGVSQRLRDTMAILIVGLMFGSLTSAIVGTLTYFSTAEQLQKFTFWSLGNLGNLSWPSIFILSVCIFIGLLLSLVSIKPLNALLLGENYARSLGMNYKRTRLIIIFATSILTGSITAFAGPIAFIGLAVPHIAKLVFQTSNHTILFWSTLLLGAIIMLVCDSISQIPGSDLTLPINAVTSIFGAPIVIWLLIRKRKMMN; encoded by the coding sequence TTGCAAAACAAAAACCGAAATATCCTTTTATTCACCATTTTGACATTGTCACTGCTATTGCTATTGTTGTTGAACATCAGCTTGGGTTCTGTTTCCATCCCCATAAAAGACGTTTTCAACAGCTTGACAGGCGGCAACTCCAGCAAGGAAACTTGGGATTACATCATCGTCAATTATAGACTACCCAAAGCCATTGCGGCCATACTCGTGGGGATGGGATTATCCATCAGCGGATTGTTGATGCAAACCTTGTTCCGAAATCCATTGGCTGGACCGGACGTTTTGGGATTAAGTTCCGGGGCAAGTTTAGGTGTGGCAATGATTATTTTGGGAGCCGGTTTTTTACCTCCATTCTTGGCTTCGTTTTTACTTTCTTCTTATGGAATTATTTTGGCTTCAAGTTTGGGCAGTTTCCTGGTTTTATTGGCCGTTTTAGGGGTTTCCCAAAGACTGCGTGACACAATGGCCATACTAATTGTAGGATTGATGTTTGGTAGTCTAACAAGTGCCATCGTTGGGACATTAACCTATTTCAGCACCGCCGAACAATTGCAAAAATTCACTTTTTGGTCTTTGGGAAACCTTGGTAATTTGTCTTGGCCATCGATTTTCATTTTATCCGTTTGTATCTTCATCGGATTGCTTTTAAGTCTTGTCAGTATCAAACCCTTGAATGCTTTATTGCTTGGCGAAAACTACGCCCGAAGCTTGGGAATGAACTACAAAAGAACGCGATTGATTATAATCTTTGCCACCAGTATTTTGACGGGAAGCATCACCGCTTTTGCCGGCCCAATTGCCTTTATAGGACTGGCCGTGCCACATATTGCCAAATTGGTTTTCCAAACCAGTAATCACACTATTTTATTTTGGAGCACCTTGCTTTTGGGAGCCATTATTATGCTCGTTTGCGACAGCATTTCGCAAATTCCGGGAAGCGACTTGACCTTGCCCATTAATGCCGTCACATCCATTTTTGGCGCGCCAATCGTGATTTGGTTGTTGATTCGAAAACGTAAAATGATGAACTAA
- a CDS encoding GxxExxY protein: MITQKYLDDLTYEVIGSAIEVHKIMGRGLLESVYHQCIKEELALRKINFSTEMKVPLIYKTKELKVDFKCDLFIENCLVVELKSVIQPNPIFEAQLLTYMKLLKAPKGILINFNCFNIFKDGQKTFVNEYFKNLPEK; the protein is encoded by the coding sequence ATGATAACACAAAAATATTTAGATGATTTAACTTACGAAGTCATTGGTTCCGCCATTGAAGTACATAAAATAATGGGAAGAGGCTTACTCGAAAGCGTTTACCATCAATGTATAAAAGAAGAATTAGCTCTTAGAAAAATTAACTTTTCTACAGAGATGAAAGTTCCTCTAATTTATAAAACCAAAGAACTCAAAGTAGATTTTAAATGTGATTTATTTATTGAAAATTGTTTAGTTGTAGAATTAAAATCCGTAATACAACCAAATCCTATATTTGAAGCTCAACTTCTTACCTATATGAAACTTTTAAAAGCCCCAAAAGGCATCTTAATTAATTTCAATTGTTTCAATATTTTTAAAGATGGTCAAAAAACTTTCGTAAACGAATATTTTAAAAATTTACCCGAAAAATAA